From the Primulina tabacum isolate GXHZ01 chromosome 3, ASM2559414v2, whole genome shotgun sequence genome, one window contains:
- the LOC142541011 gene encoding protein FAR1-RELATED SEQUENCE 8-like encodes MSNDAVFSPANAAIPPNPDPGVELNVDGDELVDDEGEDDFEFETNDLEHEDNQMLGARSNDLKSSIQRVFDIERNDLGDDGGQILSIDGGHMLAFGTNGHESNSVQIMEVPGNDHNCRGNQFPEIHGNGNPVTIDDGTGGKSCLPPAMGMEFESYDDAYNYYNCYSKELGFGIRVKSSWTKRSSKEKRGAVLCCNCEGFKAMKDASTRRKETRTGCPAMIRLRLLESNRWRLDEVRTEHNHLLDHGRAQNSRSHKKIDAGAKRKLESTVNIEVQTIKVYQTFCSDAVSYQSSDEKEISNHAQQATHLKLRGGNVLALYEYFHRAQLVDPNFFYVMDLSDEGCLKNVFWISSRSRAAYSYFGDVVVVDTTCLSRTYIVPLLTVTGLNHHGQSVLLGCGFVVNETMETYIWLMRAWLTCVLGRPPQTIITDKSKALCGAISVVFPRANHGLCLPNVMQYILEKVGEMRESALIQTLLNRAVYSSMKVEDFEMAWEEMIQHCSIKDREWLRTLYEDRERWVPVYLKDTFFAGIYTSQPGEYMSPFFHGHLHEQTTWTEFFNFYELVQQNKIHRESLNDLESRDFRPVLRTSCNYELQLSEVYTKDIFLRFQEEVVLMANCCIVTQIHANGAIITYMVKERNTEGDSQESRNFEVMFDKVGLEVRCICSCFNFRGYLCRHALTVLNHNRVEEIPSTYILTRWRKDLKRMYARDLGSNTIDITNPVQWYDHLSRRAMQVVAEGITTQDRYMVARQAFRDSLNKVRLADKHV; translated from the exons ATGTCGAACGACGCCGTTTTCTCACCAGCCAACGCTGCCATCCCTCCGAATCCGGATCCCGGCGTCGAACTCAAC GTGGATGGAGATGAACTGGTAGATGATGAAGGAGAAGATGACTTCGAGTTTGAGACCAATGATCTTGAGCATGAGGACAACCAAATGCTTGGAGCTAGAAGCAATGATCTTAAAAGTTCCATTCAGCGAGTGTTTGACATCGAAAGAAATGACCTTGGCGATGATGGAGGGCAAATTCTTAGTATTGACGGTGGACACATGCTTGCATTTGGAACAAATGGTCATGAGAGCAATAGTGTGCAGATTATGGAGGTTCCGGGCAATGACCACAATTGCAGGGGCAATCAATTTCCTGAGATTCACGGGAATGGTAATCCCGTTACAATAGATGATGGTACTGGGGGTAAGTCTTGTCTCCCTCCTGCCATGGGGATGGAGTTTGAGTCGTATGATGATGCTTATAACTATTACAACTGCTATTCCAAGGAACTTGGATTTGGTATTAGAGTCAAATCTTCGTGGACAAAGCGAAGCAGCAAAGAGAAGCGTGGGGCAGTTCTGTGTTGTAATTGCGAAGGTTTTAAAGCAATGAAAGATGCAAGCACTCGAAGAAAGGAAACGAGGACTGGATGCCCAGCAATGATTAGGCTGAGATTACTGGAATCGAACAGATGGAGGTTAGATGAAGTTAGAACAGAACACAATCATTTGCTGGACCATGGAAGAGCTCAAAACTCCAGGTCACATAAGAAGATTGATGCAGGAGCCAAAAGGAAGTTGGAGTCCACTGTAAACATAGAAGTGCAAACAATCAAGGTATATCAAACTTTTTGCTCAGATGCAGTGAGTTATCAAAGCTCAGATGAAAAAGAAATTAGCAATCATGCACAGCAGGCAACACACTTAAAACTCAGAGGCGGCAATGTGCTTGCTctttatgaatattttcatcGGGCGCAACTTGTTGACCCGAACTTTTTCTATGTCATGGATTTAAGCGATGAAGGTTGTTTAAAGAACGTGTTTTGGATCAGTTCTAGGTCTAGGGCTGCCTATAGTTATTTTGGTGATGTCGTCGTAGTTGACACTACATGTCTTTCGAGAACATATATTGTCCCGCTTTTGACAGTCACTGGATTAAATCACCACGGTCAGTCTGTATTGCTGGGTTGTGGTTTTGTTGTGAATGAAACTATGGAGACGTATATTTGGTTGATGCGAGCCTGGCTTACATGTGTTTTAGGACGACCTCCACAAACTATAATTACAGACAAGAGTAAGGCATTGTGTGGTGCAATCTCTGTAGTTTTTCCAAGGGCTAACCACGGTCTTTGTCTACCTAATGTGATGCAGTACATTCTTGAAAAAGTAGGAGAAATGAGGGAGTCAGCTCTAATCCAGACATTACTAAACAGAGCAGTGTACAGCTCCATGAAAGTAGAAGATTTTGAAATGGCGTGGGAGGAGATGATCCAGCATTGTTCTATCAAGGATCGTGAATGGCTTCGAACTTTATACGAAGATCGAGAACGATGGGTTCCAGTTTATTTGAAAGATACTTTCTTTGCCGGAATATATACTTCACAACCAGGTGAATACATGTCTCCCTTTTTCCACGGGCATTTACATGAGCAAACCACTTGGACTgaattctttaatttttacgAGTTagttcaacaaaataaaattcatcGGGAATCTCTGAACGATTTAGAGTCGAGAGACTTTAGACCAGTGTTGAGAACTAGTTGCAACTACGAATTGCAGCTTTCCGAAGTGTATACCAAAGATATATTCTTGAGATTCCAAGAAGAGGTGGTGTTGATGGCTAATTGTTGCATTGTAACTCAAATCCATGCTAACGGGGCAATTATCACCTATATGGTTAAGGAACGGAATACCGAAGGAGATTCCCAAGAATCAAGAAATTTTGAAGTTATGTTCGATAAAGTAGGTCTAGAGGTTCGTTGTATCTGTAGTTGCTTCAACTTCCGAGGATACCTGTGCCGACATGCCTTAACTGTCCTCAACCACAACAGGGTTGAAGAAATCCCGAGCACGTACATTTTAACTCGGTGGAGAAAAGATTTGAAACGAATGTATGCTCGCGATCTCGGATCTAACACCATTGACATTACTAACCCTGTGCAGTGGTATGATCACCTTTCTAGACGAGCAATGCAAGTTGTTGCAGAAGGGATCACAACTCAAGATCGTTACATGGTTGCTAGGCAAGCATTCAGGGATTCATTGAATAAGGTTCGTCTGGCAGACAAGCATGTATGA
- the LOC142541012 gene encoding UPF0664 stress-induced protein C29B12.11c has translation MALNPQLFPNGIPVPFVHEMFVLARDGVEFEIDKITGAQGGNVKTKGTVYLSNIRMVFVANKPIGNFFAFDLPLLYVHGEKFNQPIFHCNNISGAVDPVVPENEHGALYSTHSFKILFKEGGCGTFIPLFFNLIASVRRYNQPASAPQVRLDPLQAAQTPVDEMMRHAYVDPNDPTRIFLQQPNSENQLRRRTYQPHNTENSI, from the exons ATGGCTTTGAACCCTCAACTTTTTCCGAATGGTATTCCGGTGCCTTTTGTCCACGAAATGTTCGTGTTGGCCAGAGATGGTGTCGAATTCGAGATTGACAAGATCACAGG TGCTCAAGGTGGAAATGTTAAAACAAAAGGAACTGTTTATTTGTCAAACATCCGCATGGTCTTTGTGGCAAACAAACCAATTGGGAATTTTTTTGCCTTTGATTTGCCCCTG CTTTATGTTCATGGTGAAAAGTTTAACCAGCCAATATTCCATTGCAACAATATTTCTGGTGCTGTGGATCCT GTTGTACCTGAAAACGAGCACGGGGCTCTTTATTCGACCCATTCTTTCAAAATTCTGTTCAAGGAAGGTGGTTGTGGGACTTTTATACctctttttttcaatttaatcgCTTCTGTTAGACGATACAATCAGCCTGCCAGTGCGCCGCAAGTTCGGTTGGATCCTCTCCAAGCAGCTCAAACACCCGTTGATGAGATGATGAGACATGC TTATGTTGATCCTAATGACCCTACAAGAATTTTCTTACAGCAACCTAATTCTGAGAATCAGCTGAGGCGCCGCACTTACCAGCCGCATAATACCGAAAACTCGATATGA